In the genome of Candidatus Amarolinea dominans, one region contains:
- a CDS encoding NUDIX domain-containing protein: MIGRIRALALAYIRLHDEVLVMQVPDMPADAGLCCRLIGGGIEFGEPSETALCRELAEELGVTVTQARYLGTVENIFTHQGRPGHELCQIYTVEIEQIAALRARGDAFEVTEENLTNYTALWRPWDEFVSGRATLYPDNVLRLLPGV; encoded by the coding sequence ATGATCGGCCGGATTCGCGCCCTGGCGCTGGCGTATATTCGCCTTCACGACGAGGTGTTGGTCATGCAAGTGCCGGATATGCCGGCAGATGCCGGGCTTTGCTGCCGCTTGATTGGCGGCGGCATTGAGTTCGGCGAGCCGAGCGAGACAGCCTTGTGCCGTGAGCTGGCCGAGGAACTTGGGGTGACGGTAACGCAGGCGCGCTACCTGGGCACGGTGGAGAACATCTTCACACACCAGGGGCGCCCAGGCCATGAGCTGTGCCAAATCTACACGGTGGAGATCGAGCAGATTGCCGCCCTGCGGGCGCGTGGAGACGCGTTCGAGGTGACGGAGGAGAATCTGACGAACTACACAGCCCTCTGGCGCCCCTGGGACGAATTCGTTTCCGGTCGCGCCACGCTGTACCCGGACAACGTATTACGCCTCTTGCCCGGGGTCTGA